In a genomic window of Quercus lobata isolate SW786 chromosome 4, ValleyOak3.0 Primary Assembly, whole genome shotgun sequence:
- the LOC115985961 gene encoding uncharacterized protein LOC115985961, with the protein MASDNGRRKDPGWKYNYLANVEDKNAVTCLFCNKVTKGGIHRAKQHQVGNFKNSTKCLKCPDHVREELAQYMAEKKSDKENYDKMPDFDDIDNMIEIEDVDDDEVEEVEVIQKRKKSCSSKRGVSSSTQLRTMKLMPKSKKLKGPMDSFVRLKLEKVVALRKQGKMKQTNINDKLDKEKRAQACQYIGRLFYLAGIPFNVARLDEFKWAIEAIRQYGPNMKPPSYHELRVPILKKEVGYTNELLSNHKQDWKKYGYSIMSDGWTSRTNRTLINFLVNCPSGTMFVKSIDASSFMKTGEKTFELLDTFVEQIGEANVVQVVSDNGSNYVLAGKLLEAKRPNLYWTPCATHCIDFILEDIGKIPRIVKTLERAIQLTGYIYNHGGVYKESWLGLEKLGFALHILQ; encoded by the coding sequence atGGCTTCAGATAATGGGAGGAGAAAAGATCCAGGatggaaatataattatttagcTAATGTTGAAGATAAAAATGCAGTGACTTGCCTCTTTTGTAATAAAGTCACAAAGGGAGGGATACATAGAGCAAAACAGCATCAAGTAGGGAATTTTAAAAACAGTACAAAATGTTTAAAATGTCCTGATCATGTTAGAGAAGAGCTTGCACAGTATATGGCAGAGAAGAAGAGTGACAAGGAGAACTATGACAAGATGCCTGATTTTGATGATATAGATAATATGATTGAAATTGAGGATGTAGATGATGATGAGGTAGAGGAAGTAGAAGTtatccaaaaaaggaaaaaatcatgCTCTAGTAAGAGAGGGGTTAGCAGTAGCACCCAATTGAGAACTATGAAATTAATGCCAAAGTCTAAGAAGTTGAAAGGTCCTATGGATTCTTTTGTAAGATTAAAGCTAGAAAAAGTGGTTGCACTTAGGAAACAGGGTAAGATGAAGCAAACTAACATCAATGATAAACTTGACAAAGAGAAAAGAGCACAAGCTTGTCAGTATATTGGCCGGCTATTTTATCTAGCCGGTATACCATTCAATGTTGCTCGCTTAGATGAATTTAAATGGGCAATTGAAGCTATTAGGCAGTATGGTCCAAATATGAAGCCTCCTAGTTACCATGAGTTAAGAGTTCCAATTCTCAAAAAGGAGGTGGGTTACACAAATGAGTTATTGAGTAATCACAAGCAAGATTGGAAGAAATATGGCTATTCTATTATGTCTGATGGGTGGACTAGTAGAACCAATAGGACCTTGATTAACTTTTTGGTGAATTGCCCATCTGGAACCATGTTTGTGAAGTCAATTGATGCATCATCTTTTATGAAAACTGGGGAAAAAACTTTTGAATTACTTGATACATTTGTAGAACAAATTGGGGAGGCTAATGTAGTCCAAGTAGTATCGGATAATGGATCTAATTATGTGTTGGCTGGGAAGTTGTTGGAAGCAAAAAGGCCaaatttatattggactccATGTGCTACACACTGCATTGACTTTATATTAGAGGACATTGGGAAAATTCCTAGAATTGTAAAAACTTTAGAAAGGGCCATTCAATTGACTGGATATATCTACAACCATGGGGGTGTCTACAAAGAGAGCTGGTTAGGGCtggaaaaactaggttttgcaCTTCATATCTTACAATAA
- the LOC115985963 gene encoding uncharacterized protein LOC115985963, translating into MFTSEEWVRSRWAKEANAKRVVETILMPSFWNTIVYILKVMGPLVRVLRLVDNERKPAIGYIYEAMDRAKEAIIKAFNENEERTRSWLSYPSIRKLKDSLASNWLKDQERQGLQWSLYGSSTPNLQQLAIRILSLTCSACGCERNWSVFEQIHTKKKNRLAQKQLNNLVFVKYNQKMKARYDKRDVIDPISLDDIDESNEWLLGEMGAEPSMNVEDELVFDDDDDGLTWGVVARAAEEDADSDSDETEEENVDGYKSGSSGFESDGNLSEDSDDDL; encoded by the exons ATGTTTACTTCTGAGGAGTGGGTTCGTAGTAGATGGGCAAAGGAAGCAAATGCTAAACGAGTAGTAGAAACGATTTTGATGCCTTCTTTTTGGAATACTATAGTTTACATTCTTAAAGTTATGGGCCCTCTTGTTCGGGTTCTTCGCCTTGTTGATAATGAGAGAAAACCAGCTATAGGTTACATATATGAGGCAATGGATAGGGCTAAAGAAGCTATTATAAAAGCTTTTAATGAGAATGAAGAAAg GACAAGATCATGGCTGAGCTACCCATCTATAAGAAAGCTGAAGGACTCTTTGGCATCGAATTGGCTAAAAGATCAAGAAAGACAAGGGCTCCAA TGGAGTTTGTATGGGAGCTCAACTCCGAATTTGCAACAGTTAGCTATAAGAATCTTGAGCTTGACTTGTAGTGCATGTGGTTGTGAGCGCAATTGGAGTGTGTTTGAGCAG attcacaccaaaaaaaagaatagacttgcacaaaaacaactaaataatCTGGTCTTTGTGAAGTATAATCAAAAGATGAAGGCACGATATGATAAGCGTGATGTTATTGATCCCATCTCCTTAGATGATATAGATGAAAGTAATGAATGGTTGTTGGGGGAAATGGGTGCTGAACCATCTATGAATGTTGAAGATGAGTTggtttttgatgatgatgatgatggtttgACATGGGGTGTAGTGGCAAGAGCTGCTG AGGAAGATGCTGATTCTGATTCTGATGAGACCGAGGAAGAGAATGTTGATGGTTACAAATCTGGTTCAAGTGGTTTTGAAAGTGATGGAAACTTGAGTGAAGACTCTGATGATGACCTTTAG
- the LOC115984083 gene encoding CRC domain-containing protein TSO1-like, producing MDTPVKNQLATTSKFEDSPVFNYISNLSPIEPVKSMPTDHAFTSLTFATPSLVFPSPQIGIHKESRFSIRRHQFLDTSKNESSQIGNKNNTSEGVLVAIQPFDSCTENFECCTSASLARAITTEPTDEPSELVIFYMFSLPLSAKS from the exons ATGGACACTCCAGTGAAGAACCAACTTGCCACCACTTCTAAGTTTGAG GATTCTCCTGTATTTAATTACATCAGCAATCTTTCTCCTATCGAGCCAGTGAAGTCCATGCCCACTGATCATGCCTTTACTTCACTAACTTTTGCAACCCCTTCATTAGTTTTTCCTTCACCACAAATTGGTATCCACAAAGAATCTAGATTTTCAATTAGAAG GCATCAGTTCTTAGACACTTCAAAAAATGAGTCCTCTCAGAttggaaacaaaaacaatacaaGTGAAGGGGTTTTAGTTGCTATTCAACCATTTGATTCATGtactgaaaattttgaatgttgTACTTCTGCCAGTTTAGCAAGAGCGATTACTACTGAGCCAACTGATGAGCCCTCGGAACTAGTTATCTTCTACATGTTTAGCTTACCACTCTCTGCTAAATCCTAA